CTCGAAGATCCGGAAGCGGGAGAGTGCAGCGCGCGAACCCGGCTCAAGAGGGCCGACTGCGCCTTCCTGGCCCCAGACGGCAAGTGCCTCGTCCACAAGGAGCTCGGCGCCTCCGCCAAGCCCTTCGGGTGCAGCCAGTTCCCCTTCCTCGTGCGCCCCACGCCGGACGGCGTCTACGTCGGGGTCTCGTTCTACTGCAGCGCGGTGCAGGCCAACCACGGCCGTCCCTTGAGCGAGCACGTGGGCGATCTCGAGCGGGCCGTCGCAAGCCACCACTTCCCTCGCATCGGCAGCCGCGTCGCACTCGACCCGCAGCGCGACATCGCGTGGGAGGTGTATCGCGACCTCGAGGCCAGCGCCGAAAGCACGCTGGCGGGCACCCCTGGGCTGCGCGAAGGCCTCTGGCTGGCCGCCCTGCGCATCGTGCTGCTCTCGAGCCTGCTCGGGCGGCAGGGGGGAGAGGCAGGCGAGCGCTGGCAGCAGGTGCGCGGGGTGAACATTCCCTACGACGAGATCTTCGCATCGCTCGAAGACATCTTCCTCGTCGGCATCGTGGGGGCCATCGAGTCGCGCGACCCCGCCGAGTGCCGCGCCAACTGCGAGGCCTTCGTCCGCCGCGGACATGTGGTCACCGAGTCGTTCGGAGCCATCGACCTCACCCACTTCGACGACTTCCGCGGCCGCTTCGACCCCGCGTGGTCGGAAGCCGAGATGCGACGCTTCGTCGAGCACCTGCTCTTCCGCAAGTTTCTGCCTTACAAGCGCAACCTCGCGGCCAACGCCGCCGCCTGGTACCTCACCGTGCCGCTGCTGAGCCTCTACCGTGATCTCTCGGCCTTCTCGGCCGGACGCCTGCAGCCAGACATCACCGACCTGCGGCGCGGCTTCGAGATCGTCGAGCGAAGCTTCACCCTGCACGTCAACCTGCTCGATCCGCTCTTCGAGGAGCTTGCGTCGGGATACCGCCGCATGCTCGACGCGATGCCCGAGCTCACCGCTGGAGGACCGCCATGACCCTCATCTTCCCCGAGAGCCACCGCTATGACTGCGGCTCGTGCACCAAGTGCTGCCGCACTGTGTGGAACGTGCACGTGTCGCCGAAGGCCTACGATCAGATCGTGGGAACCCCCCTGTTCGAGCGCATGAAAGCCGAGCACGGGCGCGACCCCGTCTACATGGACGAGGTGAGCGGAGAGAAGAGCGCCCTGGCCCTGGTGAACAAGGGCGGCTGCATCTTCCTCGGCCCGGATCGGCTGTGCAACGTGCATCGCGAGATCGGCGTGGGCGCCAAGCCACTCGGATGCCGTGAGTTCCCGTTCCTGCCGGTGCCCACGCCGGACGGCGTCTACGTGGGCCTCTCGTTCTACTGCAGCGCGGTCCAGGCCAACCACGGGCGACCGGTGGAAGCGCACGCCGCCGAGATCGAGGGCATGCTGAACGAGTACCGCTACGAGCGGGTGGGCTTCGACCCCATCGCCCTCGACCGCGATCGCCACATCTCGTGGAACGCCTACAAGGCCCTCGAAGCGTTCGCAACGGCGCGCCTCGAGGGGTCGGTGGGCGACGCCGCGTGGGACGTGGCCTGCGTGGTGGCGCGCGCGCGTCGGGCCCTCCCCGCGGCGCAGACGTCGCCTGCGGGCGGAGAAGCCTCGCCCTTCGTGGTGGACGACGCGCACTGGCAGGCGCTGCTCGACCAGCACGCGCCCGTGCCAAAAGACGATGTGCTGCTGCACGTCGAGCGCATGTTCGTCGAAGGGGTGGTGGGGGTGCTCGAATCCGACTCGCCCGAGGCCTGCAAGGCCAACACCGAAGCCATCTTCCGACGTGGCCGCCTCACCAGCGCGACGCTGGGGGGCGAGATCGATCTTGCACACCTCGATGACTTCCGCACCCGTTTCGACGCGTCGTGGTCGCACGCCGAGATCAGGCGCTACCTCAACCAGCTGGTCTTTCGCAAGTTCCTTGCGCTGAAGCGCCCCCTCGCGAGCAACGCCGCCGCATTCCATCTCGCGTGGCCCCTGCTGGGCTGGTACCGAGACCTCTCGGCCTACCACGCCGGGCGACTGGCGCCTGACATGAACGACCTGCGCACCGCCTTCGACGTGGTCGAGCGCGGATTCATCATGCACGCCCGCAACATGGACCCGTTCTTCGACCAGCTGGCCGACGCGCTGTCGAAGCTCATCTGAGCGCCGGTTCCGCGGAGCGCGCTCCAGGCAGGAAAGCCCCCAGGCAAAGAGAATGACCGCCCCCTTCCCGCGCTGTCGCGCCTTCTCTCACCATGCCACCTTCCTCAGGAGCACAGGCTTGAACCCAGACCTTCATCGACAGGACCGCTGTGACCGCGCCGCACGCGCGTGCTCCTGGGTTGCGCTCGTCCTGGCGTGTCTGGCGACGACGCCGGCCACGGCGGGGCCGAAGACCGGCGAGCCCCTCTCCCGCGCAGCCGTCGTCTTCCTCCGCAGCATCGACGCCGGTGCCCGCCGAGGCCGTGCTCCCCCTCGACAGCGCCCTCCAGATCGCCGTGAAGGGCAATCGAAGCCTCGAGAACAGCCGCCTCGAGGTGGTCAAGGAGACCAAGAACGCAAAGGCGTTCCGCGCCAACCAGCTCCCCGTGGTGCAGCTCGAGGCCAAGGCGAGCGAGCTGCTCACCCCGGTCGGCGTGAACTTCAATCAGGGGGCGTTCGGCATCTATCCCGGGATCGGCCCCATCCCCGCCAACAACGTGCAGATCACCACAACCCCGAAGCTCACCACCTACTTCGTGGTGGCCCTGCGACAGCCCGTGGCTCAGCTGCCGCGCATCGGCCTTGCCGCGCGGGTGAAGGAGATCAACGTGGCGCTGGCCGCCGAAGAGGTGCGCGCCCAGCGCGACAGCCTCCGGACCGACGTGAAGCGCGCCTACTACGCCATCTTGCAGACCGAGGCGTCGCTCGAGGCGGCCCTCGACAACCTGCGCTTCCAGCAGGAGCTCAACCGCACCATCGCCGACAAGTACCAGCAGAAGACCGTGCTGCGCACCGATCTGCTCGAGGCCCAGCGCCGCCTGGCCGACGCCGAGTTCGATGTGCAGCAGCAGCGCGACGCCCTCGCCACCAACAAGTCGCAGCTCAACCTGCTGCTCGCGCGCGACATCCACACGCCCTTCGAGGTGCAGCAGGTCGGCGAGAGCCCCATCACGCAGCGCACGCTGCCCGAGCTCGAGAAGCTGGCCCTGGCGCAGCGCCCGCAGCTCCACCAGGCCGCGCTGAAGGTGCGCCAGGCCGAGCTCGATCGCCGCATCACAGCGGCCCAGTACGCCCCAGACCTCGACCTCGCCGTCACCTACCTGCAGCCCGCGAACATGGCCCTCGCGCCCGGGTCGTACATCACCGTGGGCGCCGAGATGAAGTGGATCCCCATCACCTGGGGCAAGGTCGACAACGAGATCCAGGCCAAGACGCAAGCCGTGCTGCAGGCCCGGAACAATGAGAAGCAGCTGAGCGACCAGGTGCTGGTCGAGGTGGGGAGCCTGTACCGCACGGTGCACACCGACCTCGAGCGGGTGCGCGCCGCGAAGATGAGCCTCGAAGCCGCCCGCGAGGCATTGCGCGTGGCTCGGGTGCGCTACGGCCAGAAGGCCGTTCTGCTGCAAGATGTCTATGATGCCGTGACCCGCGTGGCCAGTGCCACCCGTGGCTATCTCGACGCGGTGCTCGCCCTCGACATCGCGCAGGCCGAGCTCGAACAGGCGATTGGGGAAGACGAATGAGAACATCCCGCGTGATGCAGACCCTGCTGCTCTCCGGCGCGCTGCTTGCCAGCGGCTGCAAGGAGAAGCCCAAGCCTGAGACATCGCTCCCCGTCGTGAGCACGCAGCCGGTGGCCCAGGTGGCCCTCTCGGCCGCTCGGCAGCGCTACGCCGCCACCCTCGCCCCCTATACACAGACCAACCTCAACTTTGAGAACAGCGCCTACGTCGAGCGCATCATGATGGTGCCGCGCAACGGCAGCACGGTACTCGTCGACGCGGGTGACACCCTGCGCGAAGGCGAGGTGCTGGCACGCCAGGACGCCAGCGAGTTCGAGGCCAAGGCGGCCCAGGCCAAGGCCAGCGTCAAGCAGGCCCAGGCCGGCGTCGCCGAGTCGCAGTCGAAGCTGCAGCAGGCCATGGCCTCCCTCACCCAGGCCCAGGAGAACTACAGCGCGGCCATCGACAAGGCCATGCAGGCGCGCGCAGCACGCCGTCAGGCCGTGGCAGGTCTGGCCAAGGCCACGGCGCAGCGCGAGGAGACGCGCAAAGCGTTCGAGCGCGCCACCGTTCTCTACCACGAGGAGGCGCAGACCAAGCCCGAATACGATCGCGACCTCGCCAACTACGAGAAGGCCCTGGCCGACGTGGCCGGCGCGCGGGCACAGATCGCCCAGACCACCGAGGAGATCGCCGCCGCTGACGCCCAGGCACGCACCGCGAAGGCCCAGATCACCAGCGCCGAAGCGCAGGTGTCGGCAGCGCAGCAAGGCGTCGATGCCGCACAGGCACAGCTCGAGGGAGCGAAGGCCAACCAGGCGCGCGCCGACATCGCCCTCGGCCACTGCACCCTGCGCATGCCCACCGACGGAGTGCTGGTGCAGCGCAACGTGGCGCCGGGATCGCTTGTGGGACCCGGTTCGACGGCGTTCGTGGTGGCTGACCTGAGCCGCATGAAGGCGGTGTTCGGGGTGCCCGACACCGAGGTCGACCACCTGAAGGTGGGCACCGACGTGAAGATGGTGATGGATGCCTTCCCCGGGACGCTCTTCAAGGGCCGGGTCTCGAGCATCTCGCCGTCGGCCGACTCGAAGGGCCGCGTGTTCGACGTGGCCGTGATGATCGACAACCCGGAGCGCAGGCTGAAGAACGGCATGATCGCCAAGATCGAGCTCGAGAGCGCCGGCCCGAAGCGTGACGCCATCGTGGTCCCGCTCACCGCCCTGATGCGCTCCCCCACGAACATGGACGCCTACGCGGTGATGGTGGTGGCCGACGAGAACGGCAAGACCGTTGCGCACATCCGCGACGTGAAGCTCGGTCGCACCACCGGCAACCTGGTCGAGGTCACCCAGGGGCTCGACATCAAGGACCGCATCGTGGTGGGCGGCAGCAACCTCGTTCCGGACGGCGCCGCCGTCACTGTGCAGTAGGAGACGCCGGTGTCGCACGCCCACCTGTCCGATGCGGAGATCGTGGCGCACAGCCACAACAACATCCCCAAGTTCTGCGTCGACTACGTGCAGGTCACGTGGGTGCTGCTCATCCTCTGCTTTGCGTGGGGCTACGTGGGCTACACGAGCATGCCCCAGCGCAAGGACCCCGATGTGCCCGTGCGCGTCGCCGTGGCCAACTGCAGCTGGCCCGGCGCCACCGCCGAGCAGGTCGAGCAGCAGATCACCTACAAGATCGAGCAGGCCATCAACCAGAACGCCTACGTCAAGGACACGTTCTCGACCTCGGTGACCGGCAGCACGTGCGTGCACGTCGAGCTCGAGGACAAGACCCGTGACACCCGGGAGCAGTTCAGCGACATCAACCTGAAGCTGCAGAACGTGAGCGGCCTGCCACAAGGCGCGGGGCCCATCCAGTTCAACGGCGACTTCGGCGACACCGCCGCCCTCATGCTGACCGTGGCCAGCCCGGTGATGACCGACAAGGATCTCGGCCCCCGCACGTTCGCCCTCGAGAAGGCCATTCGCGCGGCACGGGCAAGAAACCGGAAGGGTGGGCCGGACGAGCAGCCGTTCACCGTCGTGGTGAACTTCCCCACCACCACCGCCACCAAGGTGGTGCAGGGACCGGCCAACATGTTCGCCAGCTACCTGCTCACCGAGAACGTGGCCACCCACGTCGAGATCCTCCACGGGCTCGGCTACGTCGCGTTCGACGGGGTCACGAAGCTCTCCGACAAGGACCTCATCGACGCGTTGCGCAGCTTCATTCGCAACCGCATGCAGGCGCTGCAGATCCATCCGGACGCCTGGGAGCCCTGCGTGATCCGCGACCCCTCCACCACTGCCAGGGAGATGGCTGCGGTGGCCGGCCCCAAGTACACCTACAAGGAGCTCGATGACTTCACCGACGTGATGCAGCGCGCGCTGCGCACCCCGGAGATCGTCTCGAAGGTCCAGCGAAGCGGTGTGCAGCAGCAGACGGTGTACCTCGACTACTCACAAGACCGTCTCGCCGCCTACGGTCTCAAGCCCTCCAACCTGCAGGACGTGATGGGCGCGGCCAACATCACCATGTCTGGCGGGCAGATGCAGGTCGACAATGCACAGGTCACCGTGTATCCCTCGGGCCAGTTCAAGACCCCGGACGACATCGCCAACCTCGTTGTCGGTCTCACCAACGGGGGCGTGCCCGTCTACCTGCACGACGTGGCCACCGTGGTGCCCGCCTACCTCGACCCCCCCCAGTTCGTCACCTACCTGACACGCAAGAACGACAAGGGCGACTGGCAGCGTCTGCGCGCCATCACCCTGGCCGTGCAGATGAAGTCAGGACGCAAGATCAACGACTTCGGCCCCATCATCGACAGGATCATGGCCAAGGCGCTCAAGACCCTGCCCTCCGACCTCATCGTCGACAAGACCTCGAACCAGCCCCAGCAGGTCGAGCAGAAGGTCGACCTGCTCATGGTGAGCCTCGTGAAGGCCGTGATCCTGGTGGTCATCGTCTCGGCCATCGGGTTCTGGGACCTGCGCTCGGCGCTGCTGATGGCCCTCTCGGTACCCATCACCCTGTCGATGACGTTCGGCATGATGTACTTCCTCGGCATCGATCTGCAGCAGGTCTCCATCGCCACCCTCATCATTGCCCTGGGGCTGCTCGTCGACGATCCGGTGGTAGCCGGTGACGCCATCAAGGCCCACATGGGCATGGGGCTCGACAAGAAGGTCGCCGCGTGGCTCGGGCCAACGAAGCTGGCCACCGCCACAACCTTTGCCACCATCACCAACATCGTGGCCTACCTGCCGTTCCTCGGCATCACCGGTGACACGGGGGTCTACCTCTACAGCCTTCCCGTGGTCATGACATGCTCGCTGGTGGCGTCTCGCGTGGCCTCGATGACCTTCGTGCCCTTCCTCGGCTACATCATGCTGCGCCCCGTGCCAGAGCCCCCGGTCGAGGAGATGCGCAAGCAGCCTTTCTACGCCGCCTACATCAAGGTGGTGACCTGGGCCATCCACCATCGGGTGAAGATGACCATCGGGGGCCTGGTCTTCCTGGTCTCCGGGATCTTCGTGCTGAGCAAGCTGCCCACGCAGTTCTTCCCGTACGATCTCAACCCGCTCTTCTACATCGACGTCTGGACACCCGAGAACGCGTCGCTGGCCGTGACCAACACCGCCGCCAGGCGAGCTGAGAAGATGGTCATGGAGACCGCCGCCGAGTTCACCAAGGAGCACAAGCTGAAGGAAGACCTGTTGCACTCGGTGGCCACCTATGTGGGGGGCGGCAGCCCTCGGTTCTGGTCGTCGCTGTCTCCGCAGCAGGCACAGCTCAACTACGCCCAGGTGACGGTGCAGCTCACCGATCAAGAGCTCACCACGCGCTTCGTGAACACGCTGCAGCAGAAGATGGCGCACATCGATCCCGGCGTGACCTATGACGTGCGCCAGCTGCAGGTGGGCAAGCCCGTCGACATGCCGATCCAGATCCGCATCCTGGGCGAAGACATCGAAACGCTGCGCAAGCTCACCGCGCAGTGCAAGGCCATGCTGCGTGCGCAGCCCCTCGCCACGCGCATCCGTGACGACTGGGGGGTCGACAGCTTCAGCGTCACCCTCGACACCGATGCCACTCGCGCCAACATGTCGGGCTTCACGAACTACGACGTGGCCACCTCGTCGTACGCCGGCCTCACCGGATCGAGCGTGGGCGCCATGCGCGTCGACCGCAACGTCATTCCCATCAACACGCGTCTCGTGCTCGACGAGCGCTCACAGCTCTCCGACATCGATCGGCTCTACATCAGCGCCCACGAAGGCACCCAGAAGGTGCCGGTGGCGCAGCTCTCTCAGGTGGGCTACAAGATGCAGACCAGTCGCATCCAGCGGCGGTGGCAGCAGCGCTGCGTGACCGTGGGCGCCTTCCCCGTCCCCGGACATCTGTCGTCTGAGGTGATGAAGGCCATCAAGCCCGAGCTCGACAAGTTCATCGCCACCCTGCCCACCGGCTGCTGGGTCTACATCGATGGCGAGAAGCGCAATCAAGACGACGGCTTCAAGAACCTGGTGGGCGTGATGATGGTGTCGATCTTGATGATCTACCTGGCCCTGGTGGCCCAGTTCAAGAACGCCTTCAAGCCGTTCATCGTCGCCGCCGCCGTGCCGTTCGGCATGGTGGGCGCGGTCTTCGGTCTCGCCATCATGCGCACCCCCTTCGGTTTCATGGCCTTCCTCGGAATCATCAGTCTCATGGGCGTCATCGTGAGCCACATCATCGTGCTCTTCGACTTCATCGAGGAAGCCCACGCAAAGGGCGACGACTTCGAGCAGTCGCTCCTCGACGCCGGCATCATGCGCCTGCGCCCGGTCATGATCACGGTGGGCGCCACCATCACCGCCCTGTTCCCCCTCGGGGCGTGGCCACGTTCATCACCCTGCTGCTGGTGCCGGTCATCTACACCATCTTCGTGAAAGACCTCAAGCTGGTGAAGTGGGAAGCCCTTCCCGGCGAGGGCGAGGGTCAGGCGGGCTGAGCCGCGCCTCTAGCGGCCGAACAGCCCTTTCAGGCGCTCGAGCAGTCCCCGTGCAGGGGCCGAGGTCGCCTCGCTCGCCAGACCCTCCTCGAGCTCAGCCAGCAGCCCGGCATGGCCCTCGCGCATGCCTCTCTTGTACCGCTCCACCACCAGGCGAAGCTCGCCGTCGTCGAACCACAGGCCCTCGCACTGCACGCAGCAGTCGAGGGTGACGCCGGCGAACCCGATGCCCTCCATGAAGTAGTGGCAGCGGGGGCAGCGACGGCGACCCGCCCGAACGGCGTCGCGCTGCTGCTGGGTCTGGGCGGTGTCCGGATGCCACATGAACCGCTCCTTCAGCGAGGCGCTGCGCAGGAAGACCGCAAGCTCTGCGGCATCGAGCCAGACGCCGTGGCACTGCGGGCAGACGTCGATCTCGAGCTGGGTCACCGGATCGACCTGCGGCCACATGACGGTCTCTTCACAGACAGGGCAAGGCAGAGGGCTCACGCCTGTAGGTTGACCTCACGCCTTCACATTCCCTCTACGCCGCACCTGAGCCCGCCAGAAGGAGGAGATCGCGCCCCTCGGCTGAGAATCTGGCCGGCATGAGCACGACAACTGAACACGCCACCCGATTTGAACGCGTCCTCACCAAGGTGCAGCGCCCCGCCCGCTACGTGGGGGGCGAGGTGGGACAGGTGGTCAAAGACCCCGCCACCGTTGCCTGCCGCATGGCCCTGGTGTTCCCCGACCTGTATGAGGTCGGCCTGAGCAACTACGGGTTGCAGATCCTGTACTACCTGCTCAACGCGCGGGAAGACACCTGGTGCGAGCGCGCCTATGCCGTGGCGCCCGACATGGAGGCCGTGCTGCGCGAGCAGGCGCTGCCGCTCATGACCCACGAGTCACGCACGCCCCTGCACGCCCTCGACCTCATCGGCTTCGGGCTGCAGAGCGAGCTGACGTACATCAATGTCCTGCAGGTGCTCGACCTCGGCGGCATCCCCATGCGTGCAGCCGAGCGCGGCGATGACGCCCCCCTCATCGTGGCGGGCGGCCA
The nucleotide sequence above comes from Pseudomonadota bacterium. Encoded proteins:
- a CDS encoding YkgJ family cysteine cluster protein, encoding MTLIFPESHRYDCGSCTKCCRTVWNVHVSPKAYDQIVGTPLFERMKAEHGRDPVYMDEVSGEKSALALVNKGGCIFLGPDRLCNVHREIGVGAKPLGCREFPFLPVPTPDGVYVGLSFYCSAVQANHGRPVEAHAAEIEGMLNEYRYERVGFDPIALDRDRHISWNAYKALEAFATARLEGSVGDAAWDVACVVARARRALPAAQTSPAGGEASPFVVDDAHWQALLDQHAPVPKDDVLLHVERMFVEGVVGVLESDSPEACKANTEAIFRRGRLTSATLGGEIDLAHLDDFRTRFDASWSHAEIRRYLNQLVFRKFLALKRPLASNAAAFHLAWPLLGWYRDLSAYHAGRLAPDMNDLRTAFDVVERGFIMHARNMDPFFDQLADALSKLI
- a CDS encoding TolC family protein, yielding MTAPHARAPGLRSSWRVWRRRRPRRGRRPASPSPAQPSSSSAASTPVPAEAVLPLDSALQIAVKGNRSLENSRLEVVKETKNAKAFRANQLPVVQLEAKASELLTPVGVNFNQGAFGIYPGIGPIPANNVQITTTPKLTTYFVVALRQPVAQLPRIGLAARVKEINVALAAEEVRAQRDSLRTDVKRAYYAILQTEASLEAALDNLRFQQELNRTIADKYQQKTVLRTDLLEAQRRLADAEFDVQQQRDALATNKSQLNLLLARDIHTPFEVQQVGESPITQRTLPELEKLALAQRPQLHQAALKVRQAELDRRITAAQYAPDLDLAVTYLQPANMALAPGSYITVGAEMKWIPITWGKVDNEIQAKTQAVLQARNNEKQLSDQVLVEVGSLYRTVHTDLERVRAAKMSLEAAREALRVARVRYGQKAVLLQDVYDAVTRVASATRGYLDAVLALDIAQAELEQAIGEDE
- a CDS encoding efflux RND transporter periplasmic adaptor subunit, whose translation is MQTLLLSGALLASGCKEKPKPETSLPVVSTQPVAQVALSAARQRYAATLAPYTQTNLNFENSAYVERIMMVPRNGSTVLVDAGDTLREGEVLARQDASEFEAKAAQAKASVKQAQAGVAESQSKLQQAMASLTQAQENYSAAIDKAMQARAARRQAVAGLAKATAQREETRKAFERATVLYHEEAQTKPEYDRDLANYEKALADVAGARAQIAQTTEEIAAADAQARTAKAQITSAEAQVSAAQQGVDAAQAQLEGAKANQARADIALGHCTLRMPTDGVLVQRNVAPGSLVGPGSTAFVVADLSRMKAVFGVPDTEVDHLKVGTDVKMVMDAFPGTLFKGRVSSISPSADSKGRVFDVAVMIDNPERRLKNGMIAKIELESAGPKRDAIVVPLTALMRSPTNMDAYAVMVVADENGKTVAHIRDVKLGRTTGNLVEVTQGLDIKDRIVVGGSNLVPDGAAVTVQ
- a CDS encoding efflux RND transporter permease subunit, whose protein sequence is MSHAHLSDAEIVAHSHNNIPKFCVDYVQVTWVLLILCFAWGYVGYTSMPQRKDPDVPVRVAVANCSWPGATAEQVEQQITYKIEQAINQNAYVKDTFSTSVTGSTCVHVELEDKTRDTREQFSDINLKLQNVSGLPQGAGPIQFNGDFGDTAALMLTVASPVMTDKDLGPRTFALEKAIRAARARNRKGGPDEQPFTVVVNFPTTTATKVVQGPANMFASYLLTENVATHVEILHGLGYVAFDGVTKLSDKDLIDALRSFIRNRMQALQIHPDAWEPCVIRDPSTTAREMAAVAGPKYTYKELDDFTDVMQRALRTPEIVSKVQRSGVQQQTVYLDYSQDRLAAYGLKPSNLQDVMGAANITMSGGQMQVDNAQVTVYPSGQFKTPDDIANLVVGLTNGGVPVYLHDVATVVPAYLDPPQFVTYLTRKNDKGDWQRLRAITLAVQMKSGRKINDFGPIIDRIMAKALKTLPSDLIVDKTSNQPQQVEQKVDLLMVSLVKAVILVVIVSAIGFWDLRSALLMALSVPITLSMTFGMMYFLGIDLQQVSIATLIIALGLLVDDPVVAGDAIKAHMGMGLDKKVAAWLGPTKLATATTFATITNIVAYLPFLGITGDTGVYLYSLPVVMTCSLVASRVASMTFVPFLGYIMLRPVPEPPVEEMRKQPFYAAYIKVVTWAIHHRVKMTIGGLVFLVSGIFVLSKLPTQFFPYDLNPLFYIDVWTPENASLAVTNTAARRAEKMVMETAAEFTKEHKLKEDLLHSVATYVGGGSPRFWSSLSPQQAQLNYAQVTVQLTDQELTTRFVNTLQQKMAHIDPGVTYDVRQLQVGKPVDMPIQIRILGEDIETLRKLTAQCKAMLRAQPLATRIRDDWGVDSFSVTLDTDATRANMSGFTNYDVATSSYAGLTGSSVGAMRVDRNVIPINTRLVLDERSQLSDIDRLYISAHEGTQKVPVAQLSQVGYKMQTSRIQRRWQQRCVTVGAFPVPGHLSSEVMKAIKPELDKFIATLPTGCWVYIDGEKRNQDDGFKNLVGVMMVSILMIYLALVAQFKNAFKPFIVAAAVPFGMVGAVFGLAIMRTPFGFMAFLGIISLMGVIVSHIIVLFDFIEEAHAKGDDFEQSLLDAGIMRLRPVMITVGATITALFPLGAWPRSSPCCWCRSSTPSS